A stretch of DNA from Anopheles ziemanni chromosome 3, idAnoZiCoDA_A2_x.2, whole genome shotgun sequence:
CGGTGGCCGTGTGATCAACCTGTACGTGCCGATCTACAACAAAAAGATTGTAGATAGTCTTTCCGCGCGACCGATTGATTTTCGTTGGGACTGGATCCTGATGTACGTCGGGTTCAAGTTTCTTCAGGGAGGCGGTACCGGATCGATGGGTTTACTGAACAATCTGCGCAGCTTCCTGTGGATTCGCATACAGCAGTACACGACGCGTGAAATCGAGCTGGAACTTTTCCGCCATCTGCACAGCCTTTCGCTGAGATGGCACCTGAACCGTAAAACAGGCGAAGTGCTGCGAGTGATGGATCGAGGCACGGACAGCATCAATAATCTGCTGAACTACATTCTATTTTCTATCGCGCCGACCATCGTCGACATTTTAATTGCGGTTGTGTTCTTCATAACGGCATTCAACTGGTGGTTCGGATTCATCGTTTTTCTCACCATGACGCTGTATATTGGTAAGTAAtccaaaatgaaataaaaatgtagtCATTTTATAACGCCGGTTTCTCTTGTTACAGTTGCTACGATAGTGGTTACGGAGTGGCGCACGAAATTCCAACGCCGCATGAACTTGGCCGATAATCAACAGAAGGCACGCAGCGTCGATTCGCTGCTCAACTTTGAAACGGTCAAGTACTACGGCGCTGAGCAGTACGAGGTAGACTGTTACCGAGATGCAATTCTCAAGTTCCAGGTAAGTGTCGCTTATCGGACATATCAGCAGCATTGGAATCTAAATAGATTACTAGAGGAAGAGTGCTTCATAGAGTGAATGAATGCGattcgaaacattttttctttcaaatgaCCTTCCTAATACTGTGCTTTTTGTACTGGACTACAGGAAGAAGAATGGCGTTCGATCATCACATTGAATATCCTGAATACCATGCAAAATATAATTGTTTGTGGTGGATTGCTCGCCGGTTCTCTACTTTGTGCCTATCTGGTCGTGTACGAAGAGGGATTAACCGTGGGAGACTACGTTCTTTTTGCCAGCTACATCATTCAACTATACGTGCCACTCAATTGGTTCGGCACCTTCTATCGGTAAGTTCGTAAATTGaaggaatgtttcaatttgtatgttttaaaacTGTCCTTATTCCTTTCCTTCAAACACAGTGCAATCCAGAAAAATTTCGTCGacatggaaaatatgtttgatctGATGCGCGAAGATCAGGAAGTTTTGGATGCGCCGGGAGCTGGTGAGTTGGCCGTTGTTCGTGGGGGGATCGATTTCAACGACGTTACGTTCGGATACAACGTGGAGCGGTACGTTTTGCGTAACGTAAGCTTCACCGTACCGGCCGGCCGTACGGTTGCCATCGTCGGGCCGTCGGGTGCGGGCAAGAGTACGATCATGCGTCTGCTGTTCCGGTTCTACGACGTCGACACCGGGTCCATATCGGTCGATGGGCAGAATATCAAAACTGTGCGCCAATCATCCCTGCGTCAGGCAATCGGAGTCGTGCCCCAGGACACCGTACTGTTCAATAACACCATCAAGTACAACATCCAGTACGGGCGTGTGGGCGCACCGGAAGCGGACGTTATTATGGCGGCCAGGAGTGCCGACATTCACGAGCGAATTCTCACCTTCccggaaaaatacgaaacgCAGGTCGGTGAGCGAGGGCTACGGTTGAGCGGAGGCGAAAAGCAACGTGTGGCAATTGCGCGAACCATCC
This window harbors:
- the LOC131289689 gene encoding ATP-binding cassette sub-family B member 6, with protein sequence MIQYCPNDTSMDVIWFNHGVSQCFMDTVAMASIGGFMLLFGTLQLVMYRRYATEINPLQIGKSRLYNFQLFLLVLLPLLTTVRFVLEGFVFDGAQVYGFMILSISVALFAYPYSIVLLVRERYYQLPSVPTRGHGLVLLVFWTMLFVVQNIAFINLNYRDGWFRLVTLKDKVEFGMFVVRYLTTMLLFVIGLKAPGITSAQLSDEYQNLAQSQENQSTFRNAWSKLRTLLPFLWPKKDVILQFRVIICFALLIGGRVINLYVPIYNKKIVDSLSARPIDFRWDWILMYVGFKFLQGGGTGSMGLLNNLRSFLWIRIQQYTTREIELELFRHLHSLSLRWHLNRKTGEVLRVMDRGTDSINNLLNYILFSIAPTIVDILIAVVFFITAFNWWFGFIVFLTMTLYIVATIVVTEWRTKFQRRMNLADNQQKARSVDSLLNFETVKYYGAEQYEVDCYRDAILKFQEEEWRSIITLNILNTMQNIIVCGGLLAGSLLCAYLVVYEEGLTVGDYVLFASYIIQLYVPLNWFGTFYRAIQKNFVDMENMFDLMREDQEVLDAPGAGELAVVRGGIDFNDVTFGYNVERYVLRNVSFTVPAGRTVAIVGPSGAGKSTIMRLLFRFYDVDTGSISVDGQNIKTVRQSSLRQAIGVVPQDTVLFNNTIKYNIQYGRVGAPEADVIMAARSADIHERILTFPEKYETQVGERGLRLSGGEKQRVAIARTILKGPSIVLLDEATSALDTQTERNIQSALAKVCANRTTLIIAHRLSTIIHADEILVLKEGSIVERGRHDVLLEQNGVYAAMWQQQLENLEAGTNATDVSTATNTQVPNGTPNGTPNKTAPSTGPPAHRHPHH